From a single Brassica napus cultivar Da-Ae chromosome C9, Da-Ae, whole genome shotgun sequence genomic region:
- the LOC106421320 gene encoding ethylene-responsive transcription factor ERF016-like, producing MEAPLPKYTGVRKRKWGKWVAEIRLPNSRERIWLGSFDSAEKAARAFDAALYCLRGPGARFNFPDNPPEIPGGRSLTPQQIQVVANRFACEEPLPPPQQQQQQQEQPPSPHGDRTEEGVGNSARGESSGGSGGPTLGQVGGDSNNHVGNCNSNTNSNDTTPYWPFMWEDNLMVPTTSEELGTYFMDVNSTNLYFPSTQHELSSDFYYDGASVVEDDYSHYNFNLWNF from the coding sequence ATGGAAGCACCATTGCCCAAGTACACAGGTGTAAGGAAGAGGAAGTGGGGCAAATGGGTGGCCGAGATTCGTCTCCCCAACAGCCGCGAGAGAATCTGGCTCGGATCCTTCGACTCCGCTGAGAAGGCGGCGCGTGCTTTCGACGCGGCTCTTTACTGCCTCCGCGGCCCCGGTGCACGTTTTAACTTCCCGGATAATCCTCCGGAGATACCCGGCGGACGTTCTCTGACGCCGCAGCAGATTCAGGTGGTAGCTAACCGCTTCGCCTGCGAGGAACCGTTACCACCAcctcagcaacaacaacaacaacaagaacagCCACCCTCGCCACATGGCGATAGGACGGAGGAAGGAGTTGGAAATTCGGCACGTGGGGAAAGTAGTGGTGGTAGTGGTGGGCCGACGTTAGGACAAGTTGGGGGAGATAGTAACAACCACGTGGGTAATTGCAATAGCAATACCAATAGTAACGATACGACACCGTATTGGCCGTTTATGTGGGAAGATAATCTAATGGTTCCTACAACTTCGGAAGAGTTAGGTACTTATTTCATGGACGTTAATTCGACCAATTTGTATTTCCCGTCGACACAACATGAGCTCTCATCTGATTTTTACTACGATGGAGCATCTGTTGTTGAAGATGATTACTCTCATTACAATTTTAACCTTTGGAATTTCTGA